The following are from one region of the Mixophyes fleayi isolate aMixFle1 chromosome 7, aMixFle1.hap1, whole genome shotgun sequence genome:
- the BHLHA15 gene encoding class A basic helix-loop-helix protein 15 has protein sequence MKTKARSTRRKLEIDLEDEESPAQQTSSEDDNDKCYVYKEKNKGKSQESAKSRRRRQTPPDKEHSVRRLESNERERQRMHKLNNAFQALREVIPHVRAEKKLSKIETLTLAKNYINTLTATILNMSPGAQDTDTGGVGKFYQHYQQQHGEEDNDEHLQKYSTQIHSFRQGS, from the coding sequence ATGAAGACGAAGGCCAGGTCAACCAGACGAAAGCTGGAAATTGATCTGGAAGATGAAGAAAGCCCGGCACAGCAGACCTCAAGCGAGGATGATAATGATAAGTGTTATGTCTATAAAGAGAAGAATAAAGGCAAGAGTCAGGAGTCTGCTAAAAGCAGGAGGAGAAGACAAACACCCCCGGATAAGGAACACAGTGTCCGTAGGCTAGAGAGCAATGAACGTGAGAGACAAAGGATGCACAAGCTGAACAATGCCTTCCAAGCTCTCCGAGAAGTCATCCCCCACGTAAGAGCAGAGAAGAAATTGTCCAAAATTGAGACTCTCACCTTAgccaaaaattatataaatactttAACTGCTACCATACTGAACATGTCTCCTGGGGCCCAGGATACCGACACGGGGGGTGTTGGGAAGTTTTATCAACATTACCAGCAACAGCACGGAGAGGAGGACaatgatgaacacttacaaaagtACTCTACACAAATCCACAGCTTCAGACAAGGTAGTTGA